One stretch of Macaca nemestrina isolate mMacNem1 chromosome 17, mMacNem.hap1, whole genome shotgun sequence DNA includes these proteins:
- the LOC139359430 gene encoding collagen alpha-1(I) chain → MSRATGRGALPRLRRGEQAAKMPGRCVGPSRSGRGVRRPWGKRRGAGTSRGRGARRRARSLEWETRCVSAERAQGRQRPWGTRQAAETADAAGANEALEAPGPPGSIEAARDPGAVWVNGAVGEPEVVGPAGAVWVTGSGEEEAEDRSPRGCEGKGRPGSLGHESILHLWLKVQAMRAASGCGEGSRVELHPVPVGEGPVERGVPGRASWVETSRGGLTGPWVKGQARGIPRAPSGPTVLGLGAAYERTLGFCGQGQAGRVPPPVSVPGALASGSEMAPHLWRGQAVGIPGTGEEIGYGLVPGPCEKEQAVGEPGTVGWPGAVGAPRAVEGELGCGGAAGLWGRGHSPQIPGALAHEAVCGATPGVWGRGQAVGVFDAVEEEPTSVGAAGVCYRRQAGEETDSVGMPGPWGTGHSVGVPCATEEETRCGGDPGFRERGQPVWVETGSGGDPGSRGAAQTAEPSCPGEQAAGSGGAPGLWGIEQATGVPRALGKDTGCVNVPGLWGAGQVVGVPQAVVVPGALGEELSHSGALGLWDGQQVLAGPPAEAVPGLGEETCGGNVLSLWERRQAVGEPESLGPPALGVPGSVDQEAGCGVVSCLCRRRQAVGVSETVGIPRAADVAQHRCATAGVPVALGVPGSGKAPVGVPAAVWASGPVCQEGNSRDIWNLWERARAARISLASGGPVAREELWSSGEDCDSGAFSGPWGRRQTIGVSVAPEGPGLGEETDSGGIPRPWGWRQRVRTPVATEVLLAPRAPGSVELEPGSGGFSGLSGRQQTAGMPGTVGLSAASGVPVAPRVPRPVQEETGSELWGKGETVGGPADAKGPTRMEVPTSTRMPGPMGEKTGSGGVSGLLGGRQTTGVSMAVRLPGSVGEGALFERVSGLSGRRQTAGRPVAARGSMAVGVPTAPGLPGPMLGDTGSGDDCSGIWARTLATEGPTAARVPGPVEGETGSEGVSGLWRRRHSGAIPEAGRVPMPLGVLAAVGAPMAGRTPAAVWVTGSSGAEVDVGVSGVTMLRRQSTGGVGASEDETGGGNILGLAGSSQAVGASHTYVPGTRLWSCPRSVGEETAFENALDMSGTRTAVGVPPVSREEIGLGHFRDHLQPSGRRLAGEVSAVRVRGSNLGESYVGEARLRGAFQ, encoded by the coding sequence ATGAGCCGGGCGACTGGCCGTGGGGCCTTGCCCAGGCTGCGCCGGGGAGAGCAGGCGGCTAAGATGCCGGGTCGCTGCGTGGGGCCCAGCAGGTCGGGGCGGGGAGTTCGGCGGCCGTGGGGGAAGAGACGGGGCGCAGGGACGTCCCGGGGCCGTGGTGCAAGGCGCCGGGCGAGGTCCTTGGAGTGGGAGACGCGCTGTGTGAGTGCAGAAAGGGCGCAGGGCCGTCAGCGCCCGTGGGGGACGAGACAAGCGGCGGAGACAGCCGATGCCGCCGGGGCGAATGAGGCTTTGGAAGCTCCTGGCCCCCCAGGCTCCATCGAGGCTGCAAGGGACCCTGGGGCTGTGTGGGTGAATGGGGCTGTTGGGGAGCCCGAGGTGGTGGGGCCTGCCGGGGCTGTGTGGGTGACCGGGTCTGGGGAGGAGGAGGCCGAAGATAGGAGTCCCCGGGGCTGCGAGGGAAAAGGTCGCCCGGGATCTCTGGGCCATGAGAGCATTCTGCACCTGTGGCTGAAGGTGCAGGCTATGAGGGCCGCCTCGGGATGTGGGGAAGGAAGTAGAGTCGAGCTCCATCCCGTGCCTGTCGGAGAGGGACCTGTCGAAAGGGGTGTTCCTGGCCGAGCTTCCTGGGTAGAGACAAGCCGTGGTGGTCTTACAGGGCCCTGGGTGAAGGGCCAGGCAAGGGGGATCCCTCGGGCCCCCTCAGGGCCTACAGTTCTGGGCTTAGGGGCTGCTTACGAGAGAACCTTAGGCTTCTGTGGACAGGGACAGGCTGGGAGGGTGCCTCCTCCTGTGAGTGTGCCTGGGGCTCTGGCGTCAGGTTCTGAGATGGCCCCGCACCTGTGGAGGGGACAAGCTGTGGGGATTCCTGGGACTGGGGAGGAGATAGGCTATGGGCTTGTCCCAGGCCCTTGTGAAAAAGAACAGGCTGTGGGCGAGCCTGGGACCGTGGGGTGGCCTGGGGCTGTGGGAGCGCCCAGAGCCGTGGAGGGAGAGCTCGGCTGCGGGGGTGCTGCAGGGCTGTGGGGGAGAGGACATTCCCCGCAGATTCCTGGGGCTCTGGCACATGAAGCAGTCTGTGGGGCCACCCCTGGCGTATGGGGGAGGGGACAGGCCGTGGGGGTGTTCGATGCTGTGGAGGAGGAGCCTACTTCTGTGGGTGCCGCAGGTGTGTGTTACAGGAGACAGGCTGGGGAGGAGACAGACTCTGTGGGTATGCCTGGCCCGTGGGGCACGGGACACTCTGTTGGGGTGCCCTGTGCTACTGAAGAGGAAACTAGATGTGGAGGTGACCCAGGGTTCAGGGAAAGGGGACAGCCTGTGTGGGTGGAGACAGGCTCTGGGGGTGATCCAGGGTCACGAGGAGCTGCACAGACTGCAGAGCCATCATGTCCTGGGGAGCAGGCAGCAGGTTCTGGGGGTGCCCCAGGCCTGTGGGGGATAGAACAGGCTACAGGGGTACCCAGGGCCTTGGGGAAGGACACAGGCTGTGTGAATGTCCCAGGACTGTGGGGAGCGGGACAGGTGGTAGGGGTGCCCCAGGCTGTGGTAGTACCTGGAGCCCTGGGAGAAGAGCTGAGCCACAGCGGGGCCCTGGGCCTGTGGGATGGACAGCAAGTTCTTGCGGGGCCCCCAGCCGAGGCAGTGCCTGGGCTTGGAGAGGAGACCTGTGGTGGGAATGTCCTGAGCCTGTGGGAAAGGAGGCAGGCTGTGGGGGAGCCAGAGAGTCTGGGGCCTCCAGCTTTAGGGGTCCCTGGATCTGTGGATCAGGAGGCTGGCTGTGGAGTTGTTTCATGTCTGTGTAGGAGGAGGCAGGCTGTGGGGGTGTCTGAGACGGTGGGCATACCCAGGGCAGCAGATGTGGCCCAGCACAGGTGTGCCACAGCAGGGGTCCCCGTGGCGCTGGGTGTGCCCGGCTCTGGAAAGGCGCCTGTCGGAGTGCCCGCTGCTGTGTGGGCGTCTGGCCCTGTGTGTCAGGAAGGCAACTCCAGAGACATTTGGAACCTGTGGGAAAGGGCTCGGGCTGCCAGAATCTCTCTGGCTTCAGGGGGACCTGTGGCTCGGGAGGAGCTGTGGTCTAGCGGGGAGGATTGTGATTCTGGGGCCTTCTCGGGCCCATGGGGAAGGAGACAGACTATTGGGGTTTCTGTGGCACCTGAGGGGCCTGGGCTTGGGGAGGAGACTGACTCTGGGGGTATCCCAAGACCTTGGGGATGGAGACAGAGGGTGAGGACTCCTGTGGCCACCGAAGTGCTTCTGGCCCCTAGGGCGCCTGGTTCTGTGGAGCTGGAGCCTGGCTCTGGGGGCTTCTCAGGCTTGTCGGGGAGGCAGCAAACTGCAGGAATGCCTGGCACTGTGGGGCTGTCTGCAGCTAGTGGGGTGCCCGTGGCTCCCAGGGTGCCTAGGCCTGTGCAAGAGGAAACTGGCTCAGAATTGTGGGGCAAAGGAGAGACAGTGGGTGGACCTGCAGATGCCAAGGGTCCCACAAGGATGGAGGTGCCCACCTCGACCAGGATGCCTGGGCCCATGGGGGAGAAGACTGGCTCTGGGGGTGTCTCAGGCTTGTTGGGAGGCAGACAGACTACAGGAGTGTCCATGGCTGTGCGGCTTCCGGGGTCTGTGGGGGAGGGGGCCCTCTTTGAGCGTGTCTCTGGCCTGTCTGGAAGAAGGCAGACTGCTGGGAGGCCTGTAGCTGCTAGAGGTTCCATGGCTGTGGGAGTGCCCACAGCTCCCGGGCTCCCTGGGCCGATGTTAGGGGATACCGGCTCTGGGGATGACTGCTCAGGCATATGGGCAAGGACACTGGCCACTGAGGGGCCCACAGCTGCCAGGGTTCCTGGACCTGTGGAAGGGGAGACAGGCTCTGAAGGTGTCTCAGGCCTGTGGAGAAGGAGACACAGTGGAGCCATTCCCGAAGCCGGGAGGGTGCCTATGCCTCTGGGGGTGCTTGCAGCTGTAGGAGCTCCCATGGCAGGGCGCACACCTGCTGCGGTGTGGGTGACTGGGTCCTCGGGAGCAGAAGTGGATGTGGGTGTCTCAGGTGTGACCATGCTGAGGAGACAGTCCACAGGGGGAGTGGGGGCTTCAGAGGATGAGACAGGTGGTGGGAATATTCTGGGACTGGCCGGGAGCAGCCAGGCTGTGGGGGCATCTCACACTTATGTGCCCGGGACCAGGTTATGGAGTTGTCCAAGGTCTGTGGGGGAAGAAACAGCCTTTGAGAATGCTCTAGACATGTCAGGGACAAGAACAGCTGTGGGGGTACCCCCAGTTTCAAGAGAGGAAATAGGCCTTGGCCATTTCAGAGACCACCTACAGCCAAGTGGGAGGAGGCTGGCTGGAGAAGTGTCTGCAGTCAGAGTGAGAGGGAGCAATTTGGGAGAGAGTTATGTGGGGGAGGCTAGATTGAGGGGGGCGTTCCAGTAG
- the LOC105472800 gene encoding thioredoxin domain-containing protein 17, whose amino-acid sequence MARYEEVSVSGFEEFHRAVEEHNGKTIFAYFTGSKDAGGKSWCPDCVQAEPVVREGLKHISEGCVFIYCQVGEKPYWKDPNNDFRKNLKVTAVPTLLKYGTPQKLVESECLQANLVEMLFSED is encoded by the exons ATGGCCCGCTACGAGGAGGTGAGCGTGTCCGGCTTCGAGGAGTTCCACCGGGCCGTGGAAGAGCACAATGGCAAGACCATTTTCGCCTACTTTACGGGTTCTAAGGACGCCGGAGGGAAAAGCTGGTGCCCCGACTGCGTGCAGG ctgaacCAGTCGTACGAGAGGGGCTGAAGCACATCAGTGAAGGATGTGTGTTCATCTATTGCCAAGTAGGAGAAAAGCCTTA TTGGAAAGATCCAAATAATGACTTCAGAAAAAACTTGAAAGTAACAGCAGTGCCTACACTACTTAAGTATGGAACA CCTCAAAAACTGGTAGAATCTGAGTGTCTTCAGGCCAACCTGGTGGAAATGTTGTTCTCTGAAGATTAA
- the LOC105472797 gene encoding mediator of RNA polymerase II transcription subunit 31, translating into MTWKHHDPSKAKNTGLLPLRRSHGPGPAPSLFWSQRGWSHPRAGGMGGASRPHIPQCPGTGRESRGFRNFPRHSGLLLGQAGGVLVSSFVMAAAVAMETDDAGNRLRFQLELEFVQCLANPNYLNFLAQRGYFKDKAFVNYLKYLLYWKDPEYAKYLKYPQCLHMLELLQYEHFRKELVNAQCAKFIDEQQILHWQHYSRKRMRLQQALAEQQQQNNTSGK; encoded by the exons ATGACGTGGAAACACCATGATCCTTCCAAGGCTAAAAACACTGGGCTCCTGCCCCTCAGGCGCTCCCACGGCCCGGGCCCCGCCCCCTCGCTATTTTGGAGCCAGCGCGGGTGGAGCCATCCCAGGGCTGGCGGGATGGGCGGAGCCTCCCGGCCCCATATCCCACAGTGCCCCGGGACCGGAAGAGAGAGCCGTGGTTTCCGGAACTTCCCCCGCCACTCTGGGCTTTTGCTCGGTCAGGCTGGTGGCGTTTTGGTATCTTCGTTTGTTATGGCCGCTGCCGTCGCTATGGAGACAG ATGATGCTGGAAATCGACTTCGGTTTCAGTTGGAGTTGGAATTTGTGCAATGTTTAGCCAACCCAAATTACCTTAATT TTCTTGCCCAAAGAGGTTACTTCAAAGACAAAGCTTTTGTTAATTATCTTAAATACTTGCTTTACTGGAAAGACCCAGAATATGCCAAGTATCTAaa GTACCCTCAGTGTTTACACATGTTAGAGCTGCTCCAATACGAACACTTCCGAAAGGAGCTGGTGAATGCTCAGTGTGCGAAATTCATTGATGAACAGCAGATTCTACATTGGCAGCACTATTCCCGGAAGCGGATGCGCCTTCAGCAAGCCTTGGCAGAGCAGCAACAGCAAAATAACACATCGGGAAAATGA